From Nocardioides daedukensis, the proteins below share one genomic window:
- a CDS encoding ferredoxin--NADP reductase, producing MDTESFVLPVLEVINETSDACSVVFDLTPEAKDHFDYKPGQFLTLAVPSDETGLAARCYSLSSSPVGDQPLTVTVKRTVDGYASNWICDNLKAGDTVRVLPPSGIFTPANLDHDLLLFAGGSGVTPIISIARTALANGSGKIVVFFANRDEQSVIFAREWAALSAANPERLIVVHWLESVQGLPSLEQLKAFAANFTTYDAFCCGPAPFMKSVSLALRELEFPRERRHQEKFVSLGGNPFGDVEELQKAEQTLADADDHEDDDEVAVTGPVRLEVELDGQHYEFDDYPANQTVLDFLESKGVEAPFSCREGQCSACACLVLEGEVKMRHNEVLDADDLADGVRLGCQSVPLTEKLKITYNG from the coding sequence ATGGATACTGAGTCGTTCGTCCTACCAGTCCTCGAGGTGATCAACGAGACCTCGGACGCCTGTTCCGTGGTTTTCGACCTGACCCCGGAGGCCAAGGACCACTTCGACTACAAGCCCGGCCAGTTCCTCACCCTGGCCGTGCCCAGCGATGAGACCGGGCTTGCGGCGCGTTGTTACTCGCTGAGCAGCTCACCGGTTGGCGACCAGCCGCTCACGGTCACCGTGAAGCGCACGGTCGACGGCTATGCCTCGAACTGGATCTGCGACAACCTCAAGGCCGGCGACACCGTGCGGGTGCTTCCGCCGAGCGGCATCTTCACCCCCGCGAACCTCGACCACGACCTGTTGCTCTTCGCGGGCGGCAGCGGGGTCACCCCGATCATCTCGATCGCGCGGACCGCGCTGGCCAACGGCAGCGGCAAGATCGTGGTCTTCTTCGCCAACCGCGACGAGCAGTCCGTGATCTTCGCGCGTGAGTGGGCGGCGCTCTCGGCGGCCAACCCGGAGCGGCTCATCGTCGTGCACTGGCTCGAGTCGGTCCAAGGACTGCCGTCGCTGGAGCAGCTCAAGGCATTCGCCGCCAACTTCACGACGTACGACGCCTTCTGCTGCGGCCCGGCGCCGTTCATGAAGTCGGTCTCCCTGGCCCTGCGCGAGCTCGAGTTCCCGCGTGAGCGCCGCCACCAGGAGAAGTTCGTCTCGCTCGGCGGAAACCCGTTCGGCGATGTCGAGGAGCTGCAGAAGGCCGAGCAGACGCTGGCCGACGCCGATGACCACGAGGACGACGACGAGGTCGCGGTGACCGGCCCGGTCCGCCTCGAGGTGGAGCTGGACGGCCAGCACTACGAGTTCGATGACTACCCGGCCAACCAGACGGTGCTGGACTTCCTCGAGTCCAAGGGCGTCGAGGCTCCGTTCTCCTGCCGCGAGGGTCAGTGCAGCGCCTGTGCCTGCCTGGTCCTCGAGGGTGAGGTGAAGATGCGCCACAACGAGGTGCTCGACGCGGACGACCTCGCCGACGGCGTACGTCTGGGGTGCCAGTCGGTGCCTCTCACGGAGAAGCTGAAGATCACCTACAACGGCTGA
- a CDS encoding Rieske 2Fe-2S domain-containing protein has protein sequence MSDARLLDRGSAPERFARGWHCLGLAESFRDGKPHAVEAFGGKLVVWSDSSGEIKVLDGYCRHMGGDLTQGTVKGDEIACPFHDWRWGGDGKCKAIPYARRVPLRARTQTYPTVVRNGQVLVWHDVEGSPADMDILPPELEGVGTDRYTEWTWNVLDVPTAHCREIVDNVVDMAHFFYIHFAFPTNFRNVFEGHMATQFMESTGRPDMAGDGYGDEDLVLESVATYYGPSYMINWLTTDYKGFITKVILVNCHIPTGPDSFKLQYGLCVEKPEGLDDKTANYIGKKYADMFGDGFMQDVHIWLNKAPVQNPLLCEEDGPVYQLRRWYEQFYVDKADVVAEMTDRFEFEVDTTKANEFWRAEVAENLAKKAAEEAAQPADA, from the coding sequence ATGTCTGACGCCCGCCTTCTCGACCGGGGTTCCGCGCCCGAACGCTTTGCCCGCGGTTGGCACTGCCTCGGCCTGGCCGAGTCCTTCCGTGACGGCAAGCCGCACGCCGTCGAGGCGTTCGGCGGCAAGCTCGTCGTCTGGTCGGACAGCAGCGGCGAGATCAAGGTGCTCGACGGCTACTGCCGGCACATGGGCGGCGACCTGACCCAGGGGACCGTGAAGGGCGACGAGATCGCCTGCCCGTTCCACGACTGGCGTTGGGGCGGCGACGGCAAGTGCAAGGCGATCCCCTATGCCCGCCGCGTCCCGCTGCGGGCCCGCACGCAGACCTACCCGACCGTGGTCCGCAACGGGCAGGTGCTGGTCTGGCACGACGTCGAGGGCAGCCCTGCGGACATGGACATCCTGCCGCCCGAGCTCGAGGGCGTCGGCACGGATCGCTACACCGAGTGGACCTGGAACGTGCTCGACGTACCGACCGCGCACTGCCGCGAGATCGTCGACAACGTCGTGGACATGGCGCACTTCTTCTACATCCACTTCGCGTTCCCGACGAACTTCCGCAACGTCTTCGAGGGCCACATGGCCACCCAGTTCATGGAGTCGACAGGGCGCCCGGACATGGCCGGCGACGGCTACGGCGACGAGGACCTGGTCCTGGAGTCGGTGGCGACCTACTACGGGCCGAGCTACATGATCAACTGGCTCACCACTGACTACAAGGGCTTCATCACCAAGGTGATCCTGGTCAACTGCCACATCCCGACCGGACCTGATTCCTTCAAGCTGCAGTACGGCCTCTGCGTTGAGAAGCCCGAGGGCCTCGACGACAAGACGGCCAACTACATTGGCAAGAAGTACGCCGACATGTTCGGCGACGGCTTCATGCAGGACGTGCACATCTGGCTGAACAAGGCGCCCGTGCAGAACCCGCTGCTGTGCGAGGAGGACGGGCCCGTCTACCAGCTGCGCCGGTGGTATGAGCAGTTCTACGTCGACAAGGCCGACGTCGTCGCGGAGATGACCGACCGCTTCGAGTTCGAGGTGGACACCACCAAGGCCAACGAGTTCTGGCGCGCCGAGGTGGCGGAGAACCTTGCGAAGAAGGCGGCCGAGGAAGCAGCCCAGCCTGCGGACGCCTGA